In Bifidobacterium sp. ESL0745, one DNA window encodes the following:
- the pstS gene encoding phosphate ABC transporter substrate-binding protein PstS, whose protein sequence is MHSTSLKRLIAVFSSLAMMATLTACGDNVSPTDSANGSKHKATGVSGEFHGAGASSQQGAVEAWIATYQGRNRNTKIAYNPSGSGAGVSTFLTGAIAWAGTDAPLNDQQVEQSKAVCKSGTAFDVPVYVSPIAVTFNLKGISGQGRHLNMDASVIARIFDGKITQWDDDAIKAQNPKVDLPATPITVVHRSDKSGTTNNFTSYLKAAAPNDWPHDPQENWPNEVGQAAKGTDGVVSSIGQADGTIGYADVAKAGNSGTVAVKVGPDYVAPAADAAAKTVNASPLRPMPKGSDRVVVDVDYATDAAGDYPIVSSSYAVACPAYKDAKTGQFVRDWLGYVLSNSGQKVAAENTGSAPLGGMLTQEALKSVNAIQER, encoded by the coding sequence ATGCACAGCACTTCCTTGAAGCGCCTCATCGCCGTTTTTTCGTCGTTGGCGATGATGGCCACACTCACGGCCTGTGGCGATAATGTCAGCCCAACCGATTCCGCCAATGGTTCCAAACACAAGGCGACCGGGGTATCCGGTGAATTCCACGGTGCCGGGGCATCTTCCCAGCAAGGGGCGGTGGAAGCCTGGATCGCCACGTATCAAGGCAGGAACCGCAACACGAAAATTGCCTATAACCCTTCCGGCTCCGGGGCAGGGGTCAGCACGTTTCTGACCGGCGCCATCGCTTGGGCGGGGACCGATGCACCGCTCAACGACCAGCAGGTCGAGCAGTCCAAAGCCGTCTGCAAGTCCGGCACCGCATTCGACGTTCCCGTTTACGTTTCCCCGATAGCAGTGACTTTCAATCTCAAGGGGATTTCCGGGCAGGGCAGGCATCTGAACATGGATGCCAGTGTCATCGCCCGCATTTTCGATGGAAAAATCACCCAATGGGATGACGATGCCATCAAGGCGCAAAATCCCAAGGTCGACCTCCCGGCCACGCCGATCACCGTGGTTCACCGCTCCGACAAATCCGGCACCACCAACAATTTCACGTCGTACCTCAAAGCCGCCGCACCAAACGATTGGCCTCACGATCCGCAGGAAAACTGGCCGAATGAGGTCGGTCAGGCCGCCAAAGGCACCGATGGCGTGGTCAGCAGCATCGGTCAGGCCGACGGCACCATCGGTTACGCCGACGTGGCCAAGGCCGGCAATTCTGGTACCGTTGCGGTGAAGGTGGGTCCCGATTACGTTGCGCCCGCAGCCGACGCCGCCGCGAAAACGGTCAATGCCTCGCCGTTACGTCCGATGCCAAAGGGCAGCGACAGGGTGGTGGTTGACGTCGATTACGCTACGGATGCCGCTGGCGATTACCCGATCGTCTCGTCCTCCTACGCCGTGGCGTGCCCCGCCTACAAGGACGCGAAAACCGGCCAGTTTGTGCGTGACTGGTTGGGATATGTCTTGAGCAACAGCGGACAGAAAGTGGCCGCTGAAAACACCGGTTCGGCACCTTTGGGCGGCATGCTCACGCAGGAAGCCTTGAAATCCGTGAATGCCATACAGGAAAGATAA
- a CDS encoding FHA domain-containing protein: MSDPRTTKHWVIKVNGSTKVDVGPGENVEIGRRPLRPLADDGHRRLEIDDDTRSMSKRHAVFTVAANGGASVTDMNSTNGSYVVGENGLKPLTPNRDFIFPDSPMRLQFGDVPVDFVRIDVEEHSVDDNPVTDLFDYALDGGENADIEPDMADMSVDDILNLRAGEPTMAFSAADVASRLGASESASAQSGLDSQKSNGATTGDAKNNVEQAPGEAPLPNNGSDGRRIRNGQNDHAIDQISLNVMAPQTSPVDVQARDLFKDALQSEAAEKAAGTDAGQGNISAEQSLAAGQGNGQPSAGFVDASRNVSSQSNQNQSQQGMQQVSLPTRLGDEHNPSKVSAEHRPVDRQAGTQPAVNGNDGEASQMRSQQAVLGPQTMAGQQTAQTQQATMPQEQGVQSQQQPEAHQQAMPMPQSSSQQAASQQAVMAQPTSVKQTASQRTEPQQAMRQQRQSQESVPQQTQTQQTNQQVGVTAGQQAPARYVAPRQTDQAGNRSNAFSGSFQASGDQNEAVFVPMNANPQQSAGGGARGKTPFVNSQNGRTTAQVSEERNKFMPPVQVDTSATQISEPTISDGGAIDATQTFKPVFEAGSVFEKVSNGEFDQPQPEVQVEGMNSEEAKRTTDFGVQFEMAKHPELLPFLAMNPSLYDDLYAWLSAVGNDDIDAALSQNSGYLEYRSEVGEGRKQ; this comes from the coding sequence GTGTCTGATCCGCGAACGACGAAACATTGGGTCATCAAAGTCAATGGCTCTACGAAAGTCGATGTCGGCCCCGGCGAAAACGTCGAGATCGGCCGTAGACCTCTGCGTCCGCTTGCTGATGACGGACATCGAAGGCTGGAGATCGACGACGATACCCGTTCGATGTCGAAACGCCATGCGGTCTTCACCGTCGCCGCCAATGGTGGGGCATCGGTCACCGATATGAATTCCACCAATGGTTCATATGTCGTGGGCGAAAACGGCTTGAAGCCCCTTACCCCCAATCGGGATTTTATTTTTCCGGATTCACCGATGAGATTGCAGTTCGGGGATGTACCAGTTGATTTCGTGCGGATTGACGTTGAGGAACATTCCGTGGATGACAATCCGGTAACCGATTTGTTCGATTATGCCTTGGATGGTGGTGAAAACGCCGATATCGAGCCGGATATGGCCGATATGTCGGTGGACGACATCCTGAACCTGCGTGCCGGCGAACCCACTATGGCTTTCAGCGCGGCAGACGTGGCCAGCCGTCTTGGCGCTTCGGAATCGGCTAGCGCACAATCCGGTCTGGATTCACAGAAATCCAATGGAGCGACTACGGGTGATGCGAAGAACAACGTTGAGCAAGCACCCGGTGAGGCTCCGTTGCCCAATAACGGTTCTGATGGCAGACGTATCCGCAACGGGCAAAACGATCATGCCATCGATCAGATTTCGCTCAATGTAATGGCACCGCAGACTTCCCCCGTTGATGTTCAGGCACGCGATCTGTTCAAGGATGCGTTGCAAAGTGAAGCAGCGGAAAAAGCGGCTGGGACTGATGCCGGTCAAGGGAATATTTCCGCCGAGCAAAGTCTTGCTGCCGGGCAAGGTAATGGTCAACCCTCAGCCGGTTTCGTTGACGCAAGCAGAAACGTATCATCACAAAGTAATCAGAACCAATCGCAACAGGGAATGCAGCAGGTCTCACTGCCAACGAGGCTCGGTGACGAGCACAACCCGTCGAAGGTTTCTGCCGAGCATCGGCCTGTGGACAGGCAAGCCGGTACGCAGCCAGCGGTAAATGGCAATGACGGGGAAGCTTCACAGATGCGGTCGCAACAAGCGGTTCTGGGGCCGCAAACCATGGCCGGGCAACAAACTGCGCAAACGCAGCAAGCAACCATGCCGCAAGAGCAAGGCGTGCAGTCGCAACAGCAGCCCGAAGCGCACCAGCAAGCGATGCCGATGCCGCAGTCGTCGTCCCAACAGGCGGCATCACAACAAGCCGTTATGGCGCAGCCAACGTCTGTGAAACAGACCGCGTCGCAACGAACCGAGCCACAGCAAGCCATGCGGCAGCAAAGGCAGTCGCAAGAATCCGTGCCACAGCAAACACAAACGCAGCAGACGAATCAACAGGTTGGTGTCACTGCAGGGCAACAGGCTCCGGCACGTTACGTAGCGCCGCGGCAAACGGATCAGGCAGGTAATCGTTCGAATGCTTTTTCTGGTTCGTTCCAGGCCTCTGGCGACCAGAATGAAGCGGTATTCGTTCCCATGAATGCCAACCCCCAGCAGTCGGCCGGTGGCGGTGCCCGTGGCAAAACGCCTTTCGTCAATTCGCAGAACGGCAGAACAACGGCCCAAGTCTCTGAGGAACGCAATAAGTTCATGCCTCCAGTGCAAGTCGATACCTCCGCTACGCAGATATCGGAACCTACCATCAGCGATGGTGGTGCGATTGATGCGACGCAAACATTCAAGCCTGTGTTTGAGGCCGGTTCGGTTTTTGAAAAGGTCTCGAACGGAGAATTCGACCAGCCCCAACCTGAGGTTCAGGTGGAGGGCATGAATTCGGAAGAAGCCAAACGAACCACTGATTTCGGCGTGCAATTTGAAATGGCGAAGCATCCTGAGCTTTTGCCGTTCCTTGCAATGAATCCTTCACTGTATGACGATTTGTATGCGTGGCTTTCAGCTGTAGGCAACGATGATATCGATGCCGCGTTGTCGCAGAATTCAGGATATCTCGAGTATCGTAGCGAGGTCGGGGAGGGACGCAAGCAATGA
- the rplJ gene encoding 50S ribosomal protein L10, with the protein MKRPEKEAVIAELTDQFRNADAVYLTEYRGLTVPQISDLREKLGRDTSYSVAKNTLARIAAKEAGYEGFDEALAGPSAITFVKGDYVEAAKVLRDFAKKNKALVIKGGFADGTMYDAEGFMKLASLESRETLLSRMAGDLKGTMSKAARTFVALPTKAVRTFDALREKQEKAA; encoded by the coding sequence ATGAAAAGGCCCGAAAAGGAAGCGGTGATCGCCGAGCTTACGGATCAATTCCGTAATGCCGATGCGGTTTACCTTACCGAGTACCGCGGGCTTACCGTTCCGCAGATTTCCGATCTGCGCGAAAAGCTAGGCCGCGATACTTCCTACTCAGTGGCTAAGAACACGCTCGCTCGCATCGCCGCCAAAGAGGCTGGGTACGAGGGCTTCGATGAAGCACTCGCCGGTCCGTCCGCAATCACCTTCGTCAAGGGTGATTACGTCGAGGCAGCGAAGGTCCTGCGTGACTTTGCCAAGAAAAACAAGGCCCTCGTCATCAAGGGTGGTTTCGCAGACGGAACCATGTACGACGCCGAAGGCTTCATGAAACTCGCGAGCCTCGAATCTCGCGAAACCCTGCTCTCCAGGATGGCAGGCGACCTCAAGGGCACTATGTCCAAGGCCGCTCGCACGTTCGTCGCTCTGCCCACCAAGGCTGTGCGTACGTTCGACGCCCTGCGCGAAAAGCAGGAAAAGGCCGCTTGA
- the mtnN gene encoding 5'-methylthioadenosine/S-adenosylhomocysteine nucleosidase produces MKTIAIIGAMEEEVALIAKSLNGVKHNKAASLDVNVGTLTSKSGEQIAVAATVGGMGLVNAAATTQFLVDGYHPDAIIFSGIAGSLNKSMHVNDVVLGGTLRYLDSDMRMIAQWKPETDEFHSDRHLLDVAEAALDELGIHHMTGIIASGNNFIGTPEAAAVVAEQTHADAVEMEGAAVAHVAARNDVPALVIRALSDEADTSYEQFHEFDISEYADTAARIAVDIVTRL; encoded by the coding sequence ATGAAGACCATCGCCATCATCGGAGCCATGGAAGAGGAAGTCGCGCTGATTGCCAAGTCGCTGAACGGCGTCAAGCACAACAAGGCGGCAAGCCTCGATGTAAACGTCGGCACGCTCACCTCCAAGTCCGGCGAGCAGATCGCCGTCGCCGCGACGGTCGGTGGCATGGGTCTGGTGAACGCCGCCGCCACCACACAGTTCCTTGTTGATGGTTATCATCCCGACGCAATTATCTTCTCCGGCATCGCCGGTTCGCTCAACAAGTCCATGCATGTCAACGACGTGGTGTTGGGCGGCACCCTGCGTTACCTCGATTCCGACATGCGCATGATCGCCCAGTGGAAGCCGGAAACCGACGAATTCCACAGTGACCGCCACCTGCTTGACGTGGCCGAGGCCGCGCTTGACGAGTTGGGCATCCACCACATGACCGGCATCATCGCTTCCGGCAACAATTTCATCGGCACTCCTGAAGCCGCCGCTGTGGTCGCCGAACAGACGCACGCCGACGCGGTGGAGATGGAGGGCGCGGCCGTGGCCCATGTCGCCGCCCGCAACGACGTACCCGCGCTGGTCATTCGTGCGCTTTCCGACGAGGCCGACACCTCCTACGAGCAGTTCCATGAGTTCGACATTTCCGAATATGCCGATACCGCCGCACGTATTGCCGTCGACATCGTCACCCGCCTCTAA
- a CDS encoding 3-deoxy-7-phosphoheptulonate synthase, with product MTDNEANGAPQSGGGNGLADQSEQGIDDVKNRAAFEKALKNGENPLKVAGVKRWEDEVGVSRIVNRRVFELEPLPTPADVLSSMPLSAEATDLVVRSRDEIRNCLYGKDDRLLVIVGPCSVHDPDAALDYAHRLAKMKDELGDRLLIVMRVYFEKPRTTVGWKGLINDPDIDGSHNIKKGLLLARKTLLGVLDQGVAAATEFLEPTSPQYISDAISWGAIGARNTESQIHRQLASGMSMPIGFKNATDGSVKAAIDGCYTATQQHTFFGIDHLGRASAVETLGNPDCHVVLRGSSHGPNYDTASVQAAMQSIRSEMPADSAACHGLVIDCSHGNSGKDEIRQAQVTRELAGRIATGEPDITGLMMESFIAGGNQPAAPLSQLEYGKSITDKCIAWPETERLLRELANAVDVRRSA from the coding sequence ATGACGGATAATGAAGCGAATGGTGCACCACAGAGTGGTGGCGGAAACGGGTTGGCAGATCAATCCGAGCAGGGCATCGACGATGTCAAAAACCGTGCCGCCTTCGAAAAGGCGCTCAAAAACGGCGAAAATCCGCTGAAAGTCGCCGGCGTCAAGCGCTGGGAAGACGAAGTCGGCGTCAGCCGTATCGTCAATCGTCGCGTCTTCGAGCTGGAGCCGCTGCCGACCCCGGCCGACGTCCTGTCGAGCATGCCGCTGAGTGCCGAGGCGACGGATCTGGTTGTCCGCTCCCGTGACGAGATCCGCAATTGCCTCTATGGCAAGGATGACCGGTTACTGGTCATCGTTGGTCCGTGTTCCGTCCACGACCCCGATGCGGCGCTCGATTACGCGCATCGTCTCGCCAAAATGAAGGACGAGCTTGGCGACCGTCTCCTGATTGTCATGCGTGTTTACTTCGAGAAGCCGCGTACCACCGTAGGGTGGAAGGGGCTGATCAACGATCCTGACATCGATGGCAGCCACAACATCAAAAAGGGCCTGCTGCTCGCTCGCAAGACGCTGCTCGGCGTGCTTGATCAAGGGGTCGCGGCGGCCACGGAGTTTCTGGAGCCTACCAGCCCGCAATACATTTCGGACGCGATAAGCTGGGGTGCCATCGGCGCTCGCAATACCGAATCGCAGATCCACCGGCAACTGGCCAGCGGCATGTCGATGCCGATCGGCTTTAAAAACGCCACCGACGGTTCGGTCAAGGCTGCCATCGACGGGTGCTATACTGCCACGCAGCAGCACACATTCTTTGGCATCGACCATCTTGGCCGGGCCAGCGCCGTCGAGACGCTGGGCAACCCCGATTGCCACGTCGTCCTGCGCGGTTCTTCACATGGACCCAATTACGACACCGCTTCGGTGCAGGCGGCAATGCAATCGATTCGCAGTGAGATGCCGGCGGATTCCGCCGCCTGCCACGGACTTGTCATCGATTGTTCCCATGGCAATTCCGGCAAGGACGAGATTCGACAGGCGCAGGTCACGCGCGAGTTGGCCGGTCGCATCGCCACCGGCGAGCCCGATATCACGGGGCTGATGATGGAAAGCTTCATCGCCGGCGGCAACCAGCCAGCCGCCCCGCTTTCGCAGCTTGAATATGGCAAATCGATCACCGACAAGTGCATCGCCTGGCCCGAAACGGAACGTCTTCTGCGCGAGCTCGCCAACGCGGTCGACGTCCGTCGTAGTGCGTGA
- the pstC gene encoding phosphate ABC transporter permease subunit PstC — MFHAVALCSGALILVALGAVVLFLLLRAWPIFAGPYAQTSAVFASLSGGKAHGFWQYVGPLVFGTVVIAALALAIAFFVAVGVALFITFYARKRIRTVLNYVVDLLAAIPSVIYGLWGALVLVPATYPFWNWVSVHLGWIPLFAGPAANPPRTVASAAVILAIMIMPIITSMTRDIFAQTPRLNQEAALALGATKWEMIKLTALPFAKSGMVSASMLALGRALGETMAVMMVLSPGMTYSWHWLQASKSQTIAANIATQYPEADSLGVSALIATGLVLFVITFVVNLLARRITRKGGAR; from the coding sequence ATTTTCCACGCTGTGGCCCTGTGTTCCGGAGCGCTGATTCTGGTGGCTCTGGGTGCGGTGGTGCTCTTCCTGCTGCTGCGTGCCTGGCCGATTTTCGCCGGTCCGTACGCGCAGACTTCCGCTGTCTTCGCCTCCTTGAGCGGTGGCAAGGCGCATGGGTTCTGGCAATATGTCGGCCCCTTGGTTTTCGGTACGGTGGTGATTGCGGCGCTCGCGCTGGCAATCGCCTTTTTTGTCGCCGTCGGTGTCGCCCTGTTCATCACGTTCTATGCCCGCAAGCGCATCCGTACCGTGCTCAATTATGTCGTCGACCTGCTGGCCGCGATTCCTTCCGTGATTTATGGGCTGTGGGGTGCGCTGGTGTTGGTTCCTGCGACGTACCCGTTTTGGAACTGGGTTTCCGTGCATTTGGGCTGGATTCCGCTGTTCGCCGGGCCCGCCGCGAACCCGCCGCGCACCGTAGCCAGCGCCGCGGTGATTTTGGCCATCATGATCATGCCGATCATCACCTCGATGACCCGTGACATCTTCGCGCAGACCCCGCGCCTCAACCAGGAGGCGGCGCTCGCGCTCGGGGCGACCAAATGGGAAATGATCAAGCTGACCGCCCTGCCGTTCGCCAAGTCCGGCATGGTCTCGGCCTCGATGCTGGCGCTCGGGCGTGCGCTGGGGGAGACCATGGCCGTGATGATGGTGCTTTCGCCGGGTATGACCTATTCGTGGCACTGGCTTCAGGCCTCGAAAAGCCAGACCATCGCCGCCAACATCGCCACGCAATATCCCGAGGCCGATTCACTCGGCGTCTCTGCGCTGATCGCCACCGGTTTGGTCCTCTTCGTCATCACGTTCGTGGTCAATCTGTTGGCCCGACGCATTACGCGGAAGGGAGGTGCGCGATGA
- a CDS encoding NCS2 family permease, with amino-acid sequence MDRFFHLKENHTNVSTEITAGITTFFAMSYIIVVNPQVLSTTGMPWGAVFLATIIASVAGTLVMGLFANVPYAQSASMGLNAFFAYTVCAGLGFTWQETLCMTFLCGLINILVTVTSIRKLIIACIPESLQHAIGGGIGLFVMYVGMLNVGFISFTPGDPKAAAKGGPIHATPGLSTLNNPELWVFLIGLAIAIVLTLLNVRGSLLISIIAAAIIGIPFGVTSMSHSVSIGATFAQLPTTFLAIFSPQGFPALFGNLGRLPLVIVTIFAFSMSDMFDTIGTLVGTGRKTGIFSDQDIKNMANGHGFSSKMDKALFADSIATSVGGLFGTSNITTYVESSAGIAAGGRTGLTSVTVAVCFIISMFLSPLVSAIPSAATAGVLVVVGCMMASSLKEVNWGDLAEAIPALFASVFMALSYSISYGIAAGFVMYCLVKICKGKAREVHPVMWIVTALFILDFALQAVL; translated from the coding sequence ATGGACAGGTTCTTCCATCTCAAGGAAAATCACACCAACGTATCCACTGAAATCACAGCGGGCATCACCACATTCTTCGCGATGAGCTATATCATCGTCGTCAACCCGCAAGTCCTGAGCACTACCGGCATGCCGTGGGGCGCCGTGTTCTTGGCCACTATCATCGCCTCCGTCGCCGGAACGCTCGTGATGGGCCTTTTCGCCAACGTTCCGTACGCGCAGTCCGCGAGCATGGGCTTGAACGCGTTCTTCGCCTACACCGTCTGCGCCGGGCTTGGGTTCACTTGGCAGGAAACATTGTGTATGACATTCCTGTGCGGCCTCATCAACATTCTGGTCACCGTCACCTCCATCCGTAAGCTCATCATCGCCTGCATCCCCGAATCCCTGCAACACGCCATCGGCGGCGGCATCGGTCTGTTCGTGATGTATGTCGGCATGTTGAACGTCGGTTTCATCTCCTTCACTCCCGGCGATCCGAAGGCCGCGGCCAAAGGCGGCCCGATCCACGCGACTCCTGGTCTCTCGACGCTCAACAATCCCGAGCTCTGGGTCTTCCTCATCGGCTTGGCCATCGCCATCGTGCTCACCCTGCTCAATGTGCGCGGCTCGCTCTTGATTTCGATCATCGCCGCCGCCATCATCGGCATCCCCTTCGGTGTGACCAGCATGAGCCATTCCGTCTCGATCGGCGCGACCTTCGCCCAGCTGCCCACCACCTTCCTCGCGATCTTCAGCCCGCAAGGTTTCCCGGCCCTGTTCGGCAACCTCGGCCGTTTGCCGCTCGTCATCGTCACCATTTTCGCCTTCTCGATGTCCGATATGTTCGACACCATCGGCACACTGGTCGGCACCGGCCGCAAGACCGGCATCTTCTCCGATCAGGACATCAAGAACATGGCCAACGGCCATGGCTTCAGCTCCAAGATGGACAAGGCGCTCTTCGCCGATTCCATCGCCACCTCCGTCGGCGGCCTTTTTGGCACCTCCAACATCACCACCTACGTCGAGTCCTCGGCCGGCATCGCCGCTGGCGGCCGCACTGGCCTGACCAGCGTGACGGTGGCCGTCTGCTTCATCATCTCGATGTTCCTCTCGCCGCTGGTCTCCGCGATTCCGTCCGCCGCGACAGCCGGCGTGCTCGTCGTGGTCGGCTGCATGATGGCCTCCAGCCTGAAGGAAGTCAACTGGGGCGACCTCGCCGAAGCCATCCCGGCGCTCTTCGCCTCGGTGTTCATGGCGCTTTCCTATTCGATCTCCTACGGCATCGCCGCCGGCTTCGTCATGTACTGCTTGGTCAAGATCTGCAAGGGCAAGGCTCGTGAAGTCCATCCGGTGATGTGGATCGTCACCGCCCTCTTCATTCTCGATTTCGCGCTTCAGGCCGTGCTCTAA
- the rplL gene encoding 50S ribosomal protein L7/L12 — protein sequence MAKLSSDELLDAFKEMTLVELSDFVKKFEDEFDVEASAPAVAVAAAPAAGAGAAEEEKTEFDVVLSSFGDKKIQVIKAVKNITGKGLADAKALVDGAPTTILEKAKKDDAEKAKSELEEAGATVELK from the coding sequence ATGGCTAAGCTCTCAAGCGATGAGCTCCTCGATGCGTTCAAGGAAATGACCCTGGTTGAACTCTCCGACTTCGTCAAGAAGTTCGAGGACGAGTTCGACGTCGAGGCTTCCGCCCCGGCCGTCGCCGTTGCCGCTGCTCCTGCCGCTGGTGCAGGCGCTGCCGAAGAAGAGAAGACCGAGTTCGACGTCGTTCTCTCCTCCTTCGGTGACAAGAAGATCCAGGTCATCAAGGCTGTCAAGAACATCACCGGCAAGGGCCTGGCTGACGCCAAGGCGCTCGTCGACGGTGCTCCTACCACCATTCTCGAGAAGGCCAAGAAGGACGACGCCGAGAAGGCCAAGTCCGAGCTCGAAGAGGCCGGCGCCACTGTCGAACTCAAGTAG
- the pstB gene encoding phosphate ABC transporter ATP-binding protein PstB encodes MGQRIDVEHLNVYYGDFLAVQDVNINIQANKVTAFIGPSGCGKSTVLRTLDRMHEITPGARVEGKVLLDGKDLYAKGVDPVAVRRDVGMVFQKANPFPTMSIRENVLAGIRLNNRHISKSDADDLVEWALRGANLWNEVKDRLDKPGIGLSGGQQQRLCIARAVAVHPQVLLMDEPCSALDPISTLAVEDLIDELKHDYTIVIVTHNMQQAARVADYTAFFNLKAVGKPGHLEYFADTTTMFNNPQNEEAERYISGRFG; translated from the coding sequence ATGGGGCAACGCATCGATGTCGAACATCTCAACGTCTATTACGGTGATTTTCTGGCCGTCCAGGACGTGAACATCAACATTCAGGCCAACAAGGTCACCGCCTTTATCGGCCCGTCCGGCTGCGGCAAATCCACGGTTTTGCGCACGCTCGACCGCATGCACGAGATCACTCCTGGCGCGCGCGTGGAAGGCAAGGTGCTACTCGACGGCAAAGATCTCTACGCCAAAGGCGTCGACCCGGTGGCCGTGCGCCGCGACGTCGGCATGGTCTTCCAGAAGGCCAACCCGTTCCCGACGATGTCCATCCGCGAGAACGTCTTGGCCGGCATCCGCCTCAACAACCGGCACATTTCCAAATCCGACGCCGACGATCTGGTGGAGTGGGCGTTGCGCGGGGCAAACCTCTGGAACGAAGTCAAGGACAGGCTTGACAAGCCAGGCATCGGACTTTCCGGCGGGCAGCAGCAGCGCCTGTGCATCGCCCGCGCAGTGGCCGTCCATCCGCAGGTGCTCCTGATGGACGAGCCGTGCTCCGCCCTCGATCCGATTTCGACCTTGGCCGTCGAAGACCTGATCGACGAGCTCAAGCATGACTACACCATCGTCATCGTCACCCACAACATGCAGCAGGCCGCCCGCGTGGCCGATTACACTGCTTTCTTCAACCTCAAGGCCGTCGGAAAGCCCGGCCATCTCGAGTATTTCGCCGATACCACCACGATGTTCAACAACCCGCAAAACGAGGAGGCCGAGCGCTACATCTCCGGTCGTTTCGGCTGA
- the pstA gene encoding phosphate ABC transporter permease PstA produces the protein MSLKTSPSSDSGKRGVDAEAEFDAIRSSEAAGGNIRENQNAGIVENASADSETVSSQSAGSTPDFSKFKPSEALLKRREWKSRIMAGIIALAFVVAMIPLISLLWTTIACGVKRLNLNFLAYNMSGVIGGMPTPSGGHGGIEHAIIGTLEVTLGAMLISVPVGLMCAIYLTEYARGGKFAKAISLLVNVMSGIPSIVAGLFAFSLFAILMGPGISNGFEGSVALSILMIPTVVNSSVEMLRIVPDDLREASYALGVTKSRTIVKVVLRTALPGIVSGVILAIARVIGETAPLLMTAGFIVTTNWNLFSGQMTTLPVFVYQEYSKMSVTCPASAGPGCVASIPSERSWAAALVLIAIVLVLNLIGRLVQHLFSVEAK, from the coding sequence ATGAGTTTGAAAACCAGTCCTTCTTCGGATTCCGGCAAGCGCGGTGTCGACGCCGAAGCCGAATTTGACGCCATACGTTCTTCTGAAGCGGCAGGCGGCAATATCCGCGAAAATCAGAACGCCGGAATCGTGGAGAATGCATCGGCCGATTCGGAAACGGTATCTTCGCAATCGGCTGGCTCGACCCCCGATTTCTCAAAGTTCAAGCCGTCGGAAGCGCTGCTCAAGCGGCGTGAATGGAAGAGTCGAATCATGGCCGGGATTATTGCGCTCGCGTTCGTCGTCGCGATGATTCCGCTGATTTCCTTGCTTTGGACCACCATTGCGTGCGGCGTCAAACGGCTTAATCTGAACTTCCTTGCCTACAACATGTCCGGCGTGATCGGCGGCATGCCGACGCCCAGCGGCGGCCATGGCGGCATCGAGCACGCCATCATCGGCACGCTGGAAGTCACGCTTGGCGCAATGCTGATTTCCGTGCCGGTCGGCCTGATGTGCGCGATTTATCTGACGGAATACGCGCGAGGCGGCAAGTTCGCCAAGGCCATTTCGCTGCTGGTCAACGTGATGAGCGGCATTCCCTCGATCGTCGCTGGCCTCTTTGCTTTCTCACTGTTCGCGATTCTGATGGGACCGGGCATTTCCAACGGTTTCGAAGGTTCGGTCGCGCTTTCGATTCTGATGATTCCGACGGTTGTCAATTCCAGCGTCGAAATGCTGCGAATCGTTCCCGACGACCTGCGCGAGGCCTCGTACGCGCTTGGCGTCACCAAATCCCGCACCATCGTCAAAGTTGTGCTGCGCACCGCACTGCCGGGCATCGTTTCCGGCGTCATCCTCGCCATCGCCCGCGTGATCGGCGAAACCGCGCCGCTTCTGATGACCGCCGGTTTCATCGTCACCACCAACTGGAACCTCTTTAGCGGTCAGATGACGACGCTGCCGGTTTTCGTCTACCAGGAATACAGCAAGATGTCGGTGACCTGCCCGGCGAGCGCCGGCCCCGGCTGCGTTGCGTCCATTCCCTCCGAACGTTCGTGGGCCGCAGCGCTGGTACTCATTGCCATCGTGCTGGTCCTGAACCTCATCGGCCGCCTGGTGCAGCACCTCTTCAGCGTGGAGGCGAAATGA